GTGAAAGATATCTACTTTGCTTCAATGTGCGAACATCATTTTCTCCCCTTCACAGGTAAAGCTCACGTTGCATATATTCCAAAAGGTAACAGAGTTATAGGCCTCAATACATTAGTCCATGCTGTTGATCTGTTTGCCAAGAAGCCTCAACTACAGGAAAGATTAACCACAAACATTGCTGATGCACTCATGGAAATATTGAAGCCTCAAGGCGTTATTGTTCTAATAGAAGCAGAGCATTTATGCATGACAATGAGAGGTGTTAAAAAACATGGTGCAATCGCAGTCACTTCTGCTGTGAGAGGAATATTTAGGAAAAACAGTAAAACACGCGCAGAAGCTCTAAGTCTTATTAAAAGTAACTGAATATGATAAAAATAAAAAATGGAAGTGCAATTCTTAAAAACCGAATAGAAAAGGCTGATTTATATATACAAGATGGCAAGATATATTTTGAATCCCAAAATCAGTCTCCTGATAGGATAATCGATGCTGAAGGAAAATATATATTCCCGGGTTTCTTTGATATCCATTTTCACGGCTGTAATCTGTTTGATTTTACATTAGGCAAATACAATCCTGAAACAAGATCATTCGATGACTCTGAGAAAGCTTTTTCCGAAGGCATTGCTATGCTTGCAATGGAAAAGGCAAAGCAAGGAGTAACTTACGCATTTCCTACAACAGCTGCAGCTCCGATAAAAAATTTACAAACCTGCTTTGCATACCTAAAAAAATTCATGGAGAGCAAAAGCAATGGATTGCATGGAGCTTTTTTGTATGGAGCTTTTCTTGAAGGCACCTTTATAAGCTCTGATTTTTTAGGCGCTCAGTCCCCTACTTATGTGTTTAAACCAAATAAAAAAATATTTAACCAAATAAATGAATCAGGCGCAATTAAATTGGCAAACATTGTATCTGAATATGGAGAAGATTCTATTAATCTTATAAAACACCTTGTAAACAACAACATTGTTGTTGGGACAGGTCATACAAGAGCGACTTGCTTCCAGATTGAAGAAGCTATAAAAGCAGGATTGAAATACTTTGTACACTTTATGAATGGACCTACAAACACTTCCTATAAACCGTTTAATGGAGGAGGAGCAGCCGAAGCCGTTCTGAAAAATGATGAAATTTATGCAGAACTTATTTTGGATGGCTATCATGTTAGCCCGGCCTATATTAGAGACGCAATAAGCAGAAAAACTGATACAAAAATTATTGCTGTAACAGACTCTATGTTTCTGACCGGTAAAAACAAAGTTAAAGAATTTGAATTTTTTGGAGTTAAAGGCACAGTGAGTGATAATAGAGATTACTTGGCTGTTAAGGGAAAAGAAAATACTCTTTTCGGAAGTGTACTCACAACAGATAAGGCATTCTCTAATTTATTGTCATGGCTAACACGAAAAATGGAAGGGATATGGATAAGAAGACACCCTGCATTAGACCTTGAAAGAGCTCTCGTATCTATGGCTAAAATCTTTTCTACAAATAACTGCAATATGCTTGGGCTAGATTCCAGAGGTGTTATTGAGAAGAACAAACAGGCAGATTTGACTATTGGATCTATTTCCGGAGAACAAGGAGATTATATCTTCAAAGTAGAACACACATTAGTAAACGGAAGAATTGTTTTTTCAACTGATTAAGTTTTCTTATAGATTTTTTCTGGCTCAAAGAGCTCCTTTTCTACAACTGTAAAACCATCTTTATCATACTTTCTATAAAAACATGTTCTGTAGCCCGTATGACATGCTCCACCTATCTGCTCAACCTTTATAAGAAGCGTGTCATTATCACAGTCTATAAGGATATCTTTTACTTTCTGAATATGTCCTGAAGTCTCCCCTTTTATCCACAACTTCTCTCTTGACCTGCTCCAGAAACATGTTCTTCTTGTTTTAAGTGTTGTTTCCAGAGACTCTTTATTCATATATCCCATCATTAAAACCTTTGAGGTCTTAAAATCCTGAACTATTGCAGGAATCAATCCTTTTTTATCAAACTTCACTTGCTCTGCAAGCTTCTTTAAAATCAAATCTCTTTTCATATAGCGCCTTCCCAACTATTACTCCCATCAAGTCTTTTATTGAAGCTAATTTTTTAATATCATCTAGGCAAGAAATTCCTCCA
This genomic stretch from bacterium harbors:
- the folE gene encoding GTP cyclohydrolase I FolE, whose product is MVRVNHKKIIEAVKAILEAVGENPKRKGLIRTPQRIAEMYEEIFAGLRKDPKKELKVSIQEDHDEIVLVKDIYFASMCEHHFLPFTGKAHVAYIPKGNRVIGLNTLVHAVDLFAKKPQLQERLTTNIADALMEILKPQGVIVLIEAEHLCMTMRGVKKHGAIAVTSAVRGIFRKNSKTRAEALSLIKSN
- a CDS encoding amidohydrolase family protein — translated: MIKIKNGSAILKNRIEKADLYIQDGKIYFESQNQSPDRIIDAEGKYIFPGFFDIHFHGCNLFDFTLGKYNPETRSFDDSEKAFSEGIAMLAMEKAKQGVTYAFPTTAAAPIKNLQTCFAYLKKFMESKSNGLHGAFLYGAFLEGTFISSDFLGAQSPTYVFKPNKKIFNQINESGAIKLANIVSEYGEDSINLIKHLVNNNIVVGTGHTRATCFQIEEAIKAGLKYFVHFMNGPTNTSYKPFNGGGAAEAVLKNDEIYAELILDGYHVSPAYIRDAISRKTDTKIIAVTDSMFLTGKNKVKEFEFFGVKGTVSDNRDYLAVKGKENTLFGSVLTTDKAFSNLLSWLTRKMEGIWIRRHPALDLERALVSMAKIFSTNNCNMLGLDSRGVIEKNKQADLTIGSISGEQGDYIFKVEHTLVNGRIVFSTD
- the hisI gene encoding phosphoribosyl-AMP cyclohydrolase, translated to MKRDLILKKLAEQVKFDKKGLIPAIVQDFKTSKVLMMGYMNKESLETTLKTRRTCFWSRSREKLWIKGETSGHIQKVKDILIDCDNDTLLIKVEQIGGACHTGYRTCFYRKYDKDGFTVVEKELFEPEKIYKKT